tactcttctccagagtggctgctccagtttgcattcccaccaaaagtgcaagagggttcccctttcttcacctCCTCCCTACACTGTTGTTtcatgtgttgttaattttagccattctgacaggtgtgaggtcatatctcatcgtggttttgatttgtatttccctgacaatgaatgacgtgagcatcttttcatgtgtctgttagccatctggatgtcttctttcaaaaaatgtctactcatgtcttctgcccatttcttaactgggttgtttgttttatgggtgttaagtgtgataaattctttatagattttggatactaacccttgatctgatatgccatttgcaaatatcttctccattctataggctgccttttcattttgttgattgttccctttgctgtgcaaaagctttttaccttcatgaagtcccaacagttcatgcttgattttcttttccttgcattcaatgacatgtctagtaagaagttgctccaattgaggtcaaagagattgcttcctgtgttctcctctaggattttgatggtttcctgtcttacatttattttttaatccattttgaatttatttttgtgtatggtgttagaaagtggtccaggttcattcttctgcatgttgccatccagttttcccagcatcatttgttgaagagactgtcttttttccattggatattctttcctgctttgttgaagtttagttgaccatacagttgtgggtccatttctgggttttctatctgCTCCgctgatctatgtgtttgtttctgtgccagtaccatactgtcttgatcactacagctttataaCATAGCTTGAAATCCGGAATTGTGATCTctccagttttaattttctttttcaaggttgctttgggtaATTGGGGGTCTTTTGCTGTTCCATACgaatttttggattgtttgttctagttctgtgaaaaatgctggtaggaattttgatagggattgcgttaaatgtgtagattgcggggcacctgggtggcgcagtcggttaggcgtctgacttcagccaggtcacaatctcacagtccgtgagttcgagccccgcatcaggctctgggctgatggctcagagcctggagcctgcttccgattctgtgtctccctctctctctgcccctcccccattcatgctctgtctctctctgtcccaaaaataaataaacgttgaaaaaaaaattaaaaaaaaaatgtgtagatttctttgggtagtattgacattttaacaatgttcttgCAATCCATGCCCACTCCATGAATCTTTTGTGacaagaaattaatttatttgactGAATATATGTCAAAGCAGTAATGGGCACTGGACTCAGAAGGGACTGGCTGAATGAGACCATGAAATACTGAATGAACTAATTGGCTTGACAGCCTCAAGGTTCAATGAAAACATCATTTTGTGAGACCATAGTCATTCTATTTTTTGGGTTCCAACAAGTCACCAAAGAACTAGATCTCATCCCAGACCCTAGTCACCACCAGAACACCTGAAAAACTATTTTCCCCCTTGAATGGGCTAGGGCAGGTCCCCACCAACCTGTGTCTTTGCTTTCTGGCAACTAGGCATATCAGTTTTTTAGGCTACTCAAGGTTAGGTGGATGAAGCAAACTTCATTCAGTACCATATTCAATTAGTAACCACTTTCTACTTTGAAGTGCATTTTACActcctatcttaaaaaaaaacactctgaaCTCTATCCTAAAACTCTTGGACAAAACAAACATATTTGGACTTAGTCTGTCTACACTACTCCATTCTAGTACTTTTTTCTCAGTCTTCACTTAATTTTCTTGccacatacaataaaataagcaATCACGCACTTAAACCTCTATTAACAAGAGGTTATTTTCATCAAATGGCATATTCTTAAAGTGATCAAGTTAGCcattatgaatgtatttcatCACCTGTTTTCTCACTGTCTTCAAGCCAAATACAATAGGAATTCTCCATCACAGAAGGACACATTTATTGCTTCAACATTTTATACAGAGCTGCCTTCACCTCCTGGTTCTTGAGGCTGTAGATGATGGGGTTCAGCAAGGATGTGATCACACTGTACTGAATGGAGACCACTTGTTCCAACTTGGAGCCGGAGAGGGGAGTCATGTATCTGAATAAAGCTGTGCCATAATACAAAAGCACCACAGTAAGGTGGGAAGAACAGGTAGAGAAGGCTTTGCCTTGACCCTCAGAAGAACGTATGCTTAGGATGGCAGAGATGATTCTGGAATAAGAGAAGAGGATCAGGGGAAGTGTCACAAATCCCAACAGTGCACATGACCCAGCAAGAAGGGCCTCATTGGCAGTAGGGTCagtgcaggagagagggaagagtgaAGGCAGCTCACAGCAAAAGTGAGGGATGATATTGGGGCCACAGAAATGTAAGTTGTAAGTGAAAAGACTGTTTGGCAAGGAGTTTAGGAACCCTACTGCCCATGCTGCAGTTACCATCCCGACACAAAAAGGCCTATTCATAACCATGCTGTAGAGGAGAGGGTGGCAGATGGCAGCATAGCGGTCATATGCCATGGCAGAGAGTAGGCAGGCCTCTGTGCTCCCAGAGAATATGAGAAAGAAACTCTGGGTCACACAGCCCCACACAGATACGGTTTTCTTCTGCATTAGTAAGTTCTGCAGCATCTTGGGCATGGTTACTGAAGAAAGACAGAGATCTAGAAATGACAGGTGACctaggaagaagtacatgggtgtCTTAAGGTGAGAATCAGTTCTGATCACCAGGATCATCATCACATTCCCCATTAGGGTCAAGAGGTAAATCACCAGAAATAGTGCAAAAAGGATGGTCTGGATCTGGGGATTTCTGGACAATCCCATGAGGACAAACTCGGTAACGATGGTGAGATTTTTCATGATTAAAGTTACTGgccctggaagaaaacataatgtAGCTGAGTCATTTCAGATGAATAAGACTGCctctcttattttaaaacaaatgtgacTTCCAGCTTAAAggtataaataaaaatctatgagACCAAGGAGTTTCCTTCTGGGTCACACTCATTATTACTTCAATTCTGGTGACATGCAGCATTCCAAAGTGCCTCCTCTGTAACTGTTTCTTTGAACTTTAATACCCATTTATTCAGGAAATATTGAATAAGCATCCTAGTGCTGGGCTCTGTACCAGATCGTGAGAATACAAAATTGCTTCAGACATGATTCCTGCCCTCAAAAGGGCTTAGGATTTAACAGAGGCAGATAGACatataaagaagcaaaataaaggcTGTAATAACATAATGCACAGGATACAGCAATGGCAAAAATGTGAATCAATTATCTCTGGATGACCTGTTAAACAAAGAAGTAATGCTTAAGACTGTTTGACTGATATTTGCTCCACTAAGTAGACAAAGTAGAAGATAGTGTTCTAGGCAAAGGAAATGGTATTATCAGATATAGGGAGGCATAAAATAATAGTGCTTCTCTGAAGAACTTCATTATCTCAGAATGAGTGGGTGCAGGAGGATACACAGGGACATGTGGTGCCAAGAATGAAGGTCATGTGATCAAATTGGCAGTTTAGAAGCATTAACCCTACAGAAATGTGGAAGATGAGCAGAAGGTCATGGAGCATATAGTTAGGGCAATTAGCTCATTCTTTCAGTAggtatttactgagtatctactatgtgccatgtAGAGTTCTAGACTGTTAGGGTGTGCTATTACAAAAATTTGTAATGTAAGcttcacagagcttacattctagttagGAAACTCAGAAGATAAATAATAGacataacatttaaatataatgtgTTAGAAGGTGCTATGTGCTATGTAAAATAATAGATCACGGAAACATATTGTTAACGAGGGGGTAGAGGAGGGCGGTGAGGTATGCAATTTAAATCGAGTGGTCAGGAGAGGAGAAACTGAGACAGTGTCACTCAAACAAGGATTTGAAGGAGATGAGATCATTATCCCTGCAAACATTCTGTGGAAGGAGAATTGGTAGAGTATAGCAGTAAGCCTGGTCAGAGATGATAAAGGGTTAACAGAGGTTGCAACAGTGAGGGCAGACAAGAGGAGGCAGATTTAAGAGATATCACTGAGATGAATTCTAAACGTCATTACCAATTTGTTGGTTAGGgtgaaagaaagtaaataaacaattgaTTCTCAGGTTTCTGCCTTTGGTGACTGAGGGGTCCCATTCACTGAAATAGGTGATCCAGGGAAAGGAACATGTTTGAGGCAAAGATAATAAACACAGTTTTGAATACGTTGTTTGACGAGCCTTGTGGGACAATGAGGGTGTGTCCAGGAGGCACTAGGAATTTGGGTCATGAAGTTCAGGAAATATATTTGGGCTGAATATATGAGTCAAAGATTCATCAACAAACTTACTCAGAGTGAGCCCACTCATAATAGAAGATGCTCTAGGATGGAGTTCCATATAACAGAAAAATCCaatgggaaagagggaaagagaaactcaCAAAGATCCTGTACTCGTTAAGCATGGTCAAGCATGGACCTATGCCTTTCTGATTTGAAGGACTCATTGGAGCTCATAGAACCCAATGTCCTCTctttatagatgagtaaactgaggtccAGTGAGGGGAAGTGAACTGTAACTCCTCCCACCAACTCCATTACTCACCAATCTACCCAtcatctttgttcctctttccttGCCTATCCTGTTAAGAACACTAAGGTCTCAGCTCAAGGGTCATTTCCTCAGGGAAGGCCTTACTCTTCATTCTGCcactgtaatttccttttttacatttgtttctcctttattATGCTTGCTACAattgtaaaacaaatttttttttaaatagggtaTGTAAGAGAGGTCTTCCCAACCTCCCTCAACTTTTCCCTATCCCCTGCAGTCAATCTTTGTCTTATTACCTTGCTTTGTCCTTACAACACTTACCAGCACCTggtattttataatacatttattatcaACTTTCTCTTCCACTGGGATGTAAATTCAAAGATTTGTCCTGTTTTGGTCATTACTGTATCCCTAGCACTTAGAAGAGTGCCTAACATATAGAAAGGGCTCGgtatatatttaatgaatgaatttgttTCATGTCTGTGTTTTAAGAAGTTCCATGAGGCCATGGACCATGTCAgtgttttttatctttatatcctcagagcttagcataatgcctagaACTTAGTAGGTACTTAGGAAAGGTTTAtagaataaatgcatgaaaacaTCACAAAGCTAGCTCTTGTACACTATTCTACTTTTAATGTAGGAGATTAGAAAAGCATTTTTGATTATTgaataagtaaaagaataaataaattaatgtatgaTTCATAAATAACCCCATTAGTGAGACATAAACTGCCCTGGGAAGTAAGATGTCATATTATACTCTGATGCCCATGGCCCTGTCCTAAGAAAGGGTCAGTTTGAGGTCCCTTTGACTTTCTTGAATGGATGGCAATGAGGCTGTACAGAGAGTCAGAAGACCTTGACACGAGTCTCAGCTACTGGTCAGGCAATGTGGTTTTAGGCAAGTAGGCAAATCTGAATCTGAATCTCTATTTTCTCATTAGAATTATCTCCCAAGGTCTACATGGCAAActagataaaaatgaattattttaggaTTTAAAATCTGGCTtctgaagaggagggaaaatgGCAGCacagtaggaggaccctaggctcatcGTGTCCCACAAACACAATTAGATAACTAGCAAATCATCCTAAATGCCCCAgaaaatcaacctgaagactgacagcaCAAACTCCTCAACTAAAAAGAGAAGAGACCACACAGAAAAAGGTAGAGAGTGCACAGACATGTTTTAGGGGAGACAAGGATAGCAGGTactggtgggggagagggagccatggtcacagggaagggcaagagagatTGGAGCACACAGGGGGATGCACAAGGAAAACAtctccccaaagccattggcttatAAAATGAGAGTAACTGAATTTCATGGgttcttgcaaccagcagggcttaaagcctggagttttaaaggttaGTGGCTTGTCTGGGATAGAGCCTGAAGGGGCACTGTGCTGtttctggagagaaggcaggcaaaaaaccTGGGGAGCAGATGGCATGGAACAGTGATATAAAGAATTCCTGGGGCACACAAGAGGGTGCTAATTTGCTCTTCTCAGAGCATGTCCCCGACAGGGAGCACTCATAGGGATgcctctccaggaacaaaggagctagcTGGCACCATTTCTTCTCCCATGCTCAGCGTAAACACAGAGTGACCTGTGGGAAGCAGCACAGTGCCAACattggctgcctaacttgcttacaccaagccccactcCCTCTGCACTCTGGCAGGATTGCTTTTCTCACCCAAGTCTGCCTCAGTCCCAGCGTGGTGGGCCcgtcccccagaagaccagcataaaCCTCTGTCC
The genomic region above belongs to Prionailurus bengalensis isolate Pbe53 chromosome B4, Fcat_Pben_1.1_paternal_pri, whole genome shotgun sequence and contains:
- the LOC122472312 gene encoding olfactory receptor 8S1-like, producing MKNLTIVTEFVLMGLSRNPQIQTILFALFLVIYLLTLMGNVMMILVIRTDSHLKTPMYFFLGHLSFLDLCLSSVTMPKMLQNLLMQKKTVSVWGCVTQSFFLIFSGSTEACLLSAMAYDRYAAICHPLLYSMVMNRPFCVGMVTAAWAVGFLNSLPNSLFTYNLHFCGPNIIPHFCCELPSLFPLSCTDPTANEALLAGSCALLGFVTLPLILFSYSRIISAILSIRSSEGQGKAFSTCSSHLTVVLLYYGTALFRYMTPLSGSKLEQVVSIQYSVITSLLNPIIYSLKNQEVKAALYKMLKQ